From Rubripirellula reticaptiva, the proteins below share one genomic window:
- a CDS encoding UDP-glucuronic acid decarboxylase family protein has protein sequence MIQRILVTGGAGFLGSYLCERLVNEGHDVICLDNFFTSQKSNVVHLLDRPNFELIRHDVTLPIFLEVDQIYNMACPAAPGHYQYNPIKTIKTSVLGSINMLGVAKRCGARILQASTSEVYGDPEVHPQVESYRGSVNPIGPRACYDEGKRVAETLFMDYHRSNKVDVRIVRIFNTYGPRMHPYDGRVVSNFIRQAMAGTDITIFGDGSQTRSFCYRDDLCNAIMSMMNVDDFVGPVNIGNPVEFTIRELAEQVIALSGSKSKLVTRPLPADDPTRRRPDISLAKEKLGWEPKIPLAEGLQKTIDWFNSIDLGDYRPPTPNYS, from the coding sequence ATGATTCAACGGATTCTCGTCACCGGCGGCGCCGGCTTCCTCGGTTCGTACCTTTGTGAACGATTGGTTAACGAAGGGCACGACGTCATTTGTCTGGATAATTTCTTTACCAGCCAAAAATCGAACGTCGTTCACCTGTTGGATCGTCCGAATTTCGAACTGATTCGCCACGACGTGACACTGCCGATCTTCCTAGAGGTCGACCAGATCTACAACATGGCCTGTCCCGCCGCCCCGGGCCACTACCAATACAACCCCATTAAAACGATCAAGACTAGCGTCCTGGGGTCGATCAACATGTTGGGCGTTGCAAAACGTTGCGGGGCTAGAATTTTGCAGGCTAGCACAAGCGAAGTCTATGGCGACCCCGAAGTGCACCCACAAGTTGAAAGCTATCGCGGCAGTGTCAATCCAATCGGCCCTCGCGCCTGTTACGACGAAGGCAAGCGGGTCGCCGAAACGTTGTTCATGGACTATCACCGCAGCAACAAAGTAGACGTTCGAATTGTACGGATCTTCAACACCTACGGCCCACGAATGCATCCGTACGATGGCCGAGTCGTGTCGAACTTCATTCGCCAAGCGATGGCGGGCACAGACATCACCATTTTCGGCGATGGATCCCAAACTCGATCGTTCTGCTATCGCGACGATCTTTGCAACGCGATCATGTCGATGATGAACGTCGATGATTTTGTGGGGCCTGTGAACATCGGTAACCCGGTTGAATTCACGATTCGCGAACTTGCCGAGCAAGTGATCGCACTGTCAGGTTCAAAGAGCAAATTAGTGACCCGTCCATTACCGGCCGACGACCCGACTCGCCGCCGACCGGACATTTCACTAGCCAAAGAGAAACTTGGCTGGGAACCTAAGATTCCGCTAGCCGAAGGACTTCAAAAGACAATCGACTGGTTCAATTCAATCGATCTTGGCGACTATCGCCCACCAACGCCCAACTATTCGTAG
- a CDS encoding DUF1552 domain-containing protein yields MNDPTTNNAGSMSGAKLSRRTLLRGTGMALGLPMLESMTPMAKSAFAAGETKSPKRMAMIFFPNGAIMPDWKPTGTENDWQLSRTLKPLESLKSKINVITNLAHENGRANGDGAGDHARGGSTFLTAARPVKTSGNIRLGISVDQVAATHLANQTRLPSIELGLETNRGGGSCDSGYSCAYSSNISWRNETQPMPKEITPRLAFERMFSKGNANENRKRNVERQSILDVVRVDAERLMKKVGQSDKRKLDEYFTSVREIETRIVRAEEDDQKAMPDLKVPFGRVEAFREHARLMYDLMALGFQTDTTRVATLMLDNAGGSRRYTEIGVKEGHHQMSHHRNSEDLVENLRNVDRYLVEQFAYFLNKLDSISDPSGGTLLDQSMVLYGSGISDGNRHDHGDLPIVLAGGGGGSFKTGRFIQPKSERPMGNLFLSMLDGMGTPAESIGDSSGRLTELA; encoded by the coding sequence ATGAATGATCCAACGACTAACAATGCCGGTTCGATGTCGGGTGCAAAGCTCAGCCGCCGGACGCTACTGCGTGGTACGGGAATGGCCTTGGGTTTGCCAATGCTGGAATCCATGACGCCGATGGCCAAAAGCGCGTTTGCTGCAGGCGAAACCAAATCGCCTAAACGCATGGCGATGATCTTCTTTCCAAACGGGGCGATCATGCCCGATTGGAAACCGACCGGAACCGAAAACGACTGGCAACTCTCGCGGACACTCAAACCGCTGGAGTCGTTGAAGTCAAAGATCAACGTGATCACGAACTTGGCTCACGAAAATGGACGTGCGAACGGCGATGGTGCAGGCGATCACGCACGCGGCGGGTCCACTTTTCTGACAGCTGCTCGGCCGGTTAAGACCAGCGGCAACATCCGGCTTGGCATATCGGTAGACCAAGTCGCGGCAACTCATCTGGCCAACCAAACTCGGTTGCCGTCGATTGAACTTGGATTGGAAACCAATCGCGGCGGCGGAAGCTGCGACTCAGGCTACAGCTGTGCCTACTCGTCAAACATTTCTTGGCGCAACGAAACTCAGCCGATGCCAAAAGAGATTACGCCGCGGTTGGCATTCGAGCGAATGTTCAGCAAGGGAAACGCCAACGAGAATCGCAAACGCAATGTCGAGCGTCAAAGCATTCTGGACGTGGTGCGAGTCGATGCTGAGCGACTAATGAAGAAAGTCGGACAGTCGGACAAACGCAAACTAGACGAGTATTTCACAAGCGTTCGAGAAATCGAAACGCGGATTGTGCGTGCCGAAGAAGATGACCAGAAGGCGATGCCCGATTTGAAGGTTCCCTTTGGCCGCGTCGAAGCGTTCCGCGAACACGCTCGGTTGATGTACGACTTGATGGCACTCGGTTTCCAAACCGACACGACACGTGTGGCAACTTTGATGCTGGATAACGCAGGCGGTAGTCGGCGGTACACCGAAATTGGTGTCAAAGAAGGACACCATCAAATGAGCCATCACCGTAACAGTGAAGACTTGGTCGAGAACCTTCGCAACGTTGATCGCTACTTGGTCGAACAGTTTGCGTATTTCTTGAACAAACTGGATTCGATTTCCGATCCTAGCGGCGGTACTTTGTTGGACCAATCCATGGTGCTTTACGGCAGCGGAATCAGTGACGGAAATCGCCATGATCACGGCGACTTACCCATTGTTTTGGCGGGTGGTGGTGGCGGAAGTTTCAAAACTGGCCGGTTCATCCAGCCGAAATCTGAACGCCCGATGGGCAATCTGTTCCTTTCGATGCTGGACGGAATGGGCACGCCGGCTGAGTCGATCGGTGACAGTAGTGGACGTTTAACGGAACTTGCGTAA
- a CDS encoding DUF1592 domain-containing protein encodes MIDFRIVSLAALIVAFLSHDQTTVAETNDWKTVGWPLLQKYCIDCHNADNAEAEWDLSSFENFDDVDGGANSMQRVLEMVRFGAMPPEDSDLPTDQERKALVKSLDETMFAVSCDLRPRPGKVTARRLNRTEYNNTIRDLFGMDLRPADQFPSDETGAGFDNNGDVMSMSPLMIEKYLTAAEQVAAAVIVDPETIAKLDEDRPSDQLLSHGDLKVGSFFGRFMKPDSFVWANFDVKMPGEYLLKFRGGVSEKKSGDRIAAVFDDAGKLVGTMKLGYFGGGGGASSGQIKVNLAAGRRRLMICYFDKDEPLQIGKTYRKDFDSLDPDWVKSTTDALKTPRKPDRDIDLGEYSVMFRSMSLTGPAKLPDEAFPPTQKMIVRKVAPRRGSSWYDVDESAEECLRPLMRRAFRGPVSDEEVARYADLALEAKERGESYYRGLQISVAAVLVSPRFLFRVETPDEDELAKQNNASDPVALTQHQLATRLSYFLWSSMPDETLLDLADRGKLTPKEIPKQIERMLKDPKSNSLASEFASQWLGVRKLAEHEADTTQFKTFGPALKAAMAKETELVFDHVLRMNRPASELLTADYSYLNADLAKHYAMPKEIVSKLKNDKFEKVSLDGMPRRGVLSHASVLTLTSNPNRTSPVGRGKWILENVLGTPPPEPPPGVPQIDEAKTSSAGLSFREQLEQHRSDPSCASCHRVMDQLGFGLEEFDAVGRFRTTDGGKPIDASGEMPGRRNFNGAVELSKLLGSTESESFARTATSRLLTFALGRELTPSDRCTIDAIIEKTAKNDFRFGDLIFETILSPPFQYYDWIEPGNETTTSAHSNSNTNLETELN; translated from the coding sequence GTGATCGATTTTCGAATCGTTTCGCTTGCCGCATTGATCGTGGCATTTTTGTCACACGATCAAACAACGGTCGCGGAAACGAATGACTGGAAAACTGTCGGTTGGCCATTGCTGCAGAAATACTGCATCGACTGCCACAACGCGGACAACGCCGAAGCCGAATGGGATCTTTCCAGCTTCGAGAATTTCGACGACGTCGACGGCGGTGCCAACTCGATGCAACGGGTTCTGGAAATGGTGCGTTTTGGCGCCATGCCACCGGAAGACTCGGACCTGCCCACCGACCAGGAACGTAAAGCTCTGGTCAAGTCGCTGGACGAAACGATGTTTGCGGTTTCCTGTGATCTGCGTCCACGTCCCGGAAAGGTGACTGCACGGCGACTCAATCGAACCGAATACAACAATACAATTCGCGATTTGTTTGGTATGGATTTGCGTCCCGCCGATCAATTTCCATCCGACGAAACCGGTGCTGGTTTTGACAACAACGGCGACGTGATGTCGATGTCTCCGTTGATGATCGAGAAGTACCTTACGGCGGCCGAGCAAGTTGCGGCGGCGGTGATTGTGGACCCCGAAACGATCGCAAAACTTGACGAAGACCGCCCCAGCGACCAACTGCTTAGTCACGGCGACTTGAAGGTCGGCAGTTTCTTTGGCCGATTCATGAAGCCCGACAGTTTTGTTTGGGCAAACTTTGATGTGAAAATGCCAGGCGAATACTTGCTGAAATTTCGCGGCGGCGTTTCAGAAAAGAAATCCGGAGACAGAATTGCAGCTGTCTTCGACGATGCCGGCAAGCTCGTCGGTACGATGAAGCTCGGCTACTTCGGCGGCGGCGGTGGAGCCAGCAGCGGGCAAATCAAAGTAAACCTTGCCGCCGGGCGTCGGCGATTGATGATCTGTTATTTCGATAAAGATGAACCGCTTCAAATCGGCAAGACCTATCGAAAAGACTTCGACTCGCTTGACCCGGACTGGGTCAAGTCGACCACGGACGCACTAAAGACACCGCGAAAACCTGATCGCGACATCGACTTGGGCGAGTATTCGGTCATGTTTCGAAGCATGAGCTTGACTGGTCCGGCCAAGTTACCCGACGAAGCCTTTCCGCCAACGCAAAAGATGATTGTTCGCAAAGTCGCGCCGCGCCGTGGCAGCAGTTGGTATGACGTTGATGAATCTGCGGAAGAATGTTTGCGACCGCTGATGCGACGCGCTTTCCGCGGGCCGGTATCAGACGAAGAAGTGGCAAGGTATGCGGACTTGGCGCTGGAGGCGAAGGAGCGGGGTGAAAGCTATTACCGCGGCTTGCAAATTTCGGTCGCCGCCGTGCTGGTGTCTCCCCGTTTTCTTTTCCGAGTCGAAACACCCGACGAAGATGAACTCGCAAAACAGAACAACGCATCCGATCCGGTGGCACTAACCCAGCACCAATTGGCAACGCGACTTTCGTATTTTTTGTGGAGCAGCATGCCGGATGAAACGCTGCTAGATCTGGCTGATCGCGGGAAGCTGACGCCAAAGGAAATCCCGAAACAAATCGAAAGGATGTTGAAAGATCCAAAATCAAATTCGCTGGCGTCCGAGTTCGCGTCACAGTGGTTGGGCGTGCGAAAATTAGCCGAACACGAAGCCGACACGACTCAGTTCAAGACGTTTGGACCTGCGCTCAAGGCGGCAATGGCCAAAGAAACCGAACTGGTCTTTGACCATGTCCTGCGAATGAATCGTCCAGCCAGTGAATTGCTGACCGCAGACTATTCTTACTTAAACGCGGACTTGGCAAAACATTATGCGATGCCGAAAGAGATTGTTTCGAAGCTGAAGAACGATAAGTTCGAAAAAGTCTCTCTCGACGGAATGCCACGGCGAGGTGTCCTGTCGCACGCCAGTGTTTTGACACTGACGAGCAACCCAAACCGAACTTCACCAGTCGGCCGAGGAAAGTGGATTCTGGAAAACGTACTCGGCACGCCTCCGCCGGAACCACCGCCCGGTGTTCCACAGATTGATGAAGCAAAAACGTCTTCCGCAGGTCTAAGTTTTCGCGAGCAACTCGAACAACACCGATCTGATCCGTCGTGTGCGTCATGCCACCGGGTGATGGATCAGTTGGGATTTGGGCTCGAAGAATTCGATGCCGTCGGGCGTTTCCGTACGACCGATGGCGGTAAGCCGATCGATGCGAGCGGCGAAATGCCAGGTCGACGCAATTTCAATGGAGCGGTCGAACTAAGCAAATTGTTGGGCTCGACGGAGTCCGAGTCGTTCGCAAGGACAGCGACTTCGCGATTGCTAACGTTTGCATTGGGACGCGAATTGACGCCTTCGGATCGCTGCACGATTGATGCGATCATCGAAAAGACCGCTAAGAACGATTTTAGATTTGGCGACTTGATCTTTGAAACGATCCTCAGCCCGCCGTTCCAGTACTATGACTGGATCGAACCAGGTAACGAGACCACCACGTCCGCGCATTCGAATTCAAACACGAACCTTGAAACGGAATTGAACTGA